One stretch of Syntrophobacterales bacterium DNA includes these proteins:
- the murA gene encoding UDP-N-acetylglucosamine 1-carboxyvinyltransferase, with product MDRFVIEGGDRLKGAVRISGSKNAVLPVLAATVLKKGVYTIGNVPRLKDVDTMIRLLSVLGAKVKWVEPHRLKVDTRKLENHVAPYELVKEMRASVLVLGSLMGRLKKATVSYPGGCAIGERPIDLHLKGLATLGCEVNIKEGYVEVTAKEMKGGRITFETTTVGGTENILMAAVLAKGETIIENAAKEPEVVDLVAMLRKMGARIDGDGTEVLRINGVEALTPCDHDVIPDRIETGTFLAACGITRGNIEIEECNPDHVKAIIDKFKEAGMEISEHGTTIKAAMNKKRPLAVDIKTAPYPGFPTDMQAQTMAFMSISRGVSAITETIFENRMMHAGELRRMGADIRVIGNTAIVKGGKILSGTQVMATDLRASASLIVAGLASYGSTEISEIYHIDRGYETIEEKLSGLGAKITRRKGEDLES from the coding sequence ATGGACAGATTTGTAATTGAAGGGGGAGATAGGCTTAAAGGAGCAGTAAGGATAAGCGGGTCGAAGAACGCTGTTTTGCCGGTTCTCGCGGCGACTGTATTGAAAAAGGGCGTGTATACCATAGGGAATGTCCCCCGTCTTAAGGATGTTGATACCATGATCCGTCTCCTGAGTGTTCTCGGAGCGAAGGTGAAATGGGTTGAGCCTCACCGACTGAAAGTGGATACGCGTAAATTGGAGAATCATGTAGCCCCTTATGAGCTGGTCAAGGAGATGAGGGCCTCCGTGCTTGTTCTTGGCTCGCTTATGGGCAGGCTTAAAAAGGCAACGGTATCGTATCCCGGCGGCTGCGCCATAGGGGAGCGGCCCATAGACCTTCACCTTAAAGGACTTGCCACGCTCGGCTGCGAAGTCAACATCAAAGAAGGTTACGTGGAGGTAACGGCAAAAGAAATGAAGGGCGGGAGAATAACCTTTGAAACGACGACGGTGGGCGGCACGGAGAACATCCTCATGGCCGCTGTCCTTGCCAAAGGGGAGACAATCATTGAGAACGCGGCCAAGGAACCAGAGGTGGTTGATCTTGTGGCCATGCTCAGAAAGATGGGGGCAAGGATCGACGGCGACGGCACGGAGGTGCTCAGGATAAATGGGGTTGAGGCGCTCACTCCCTGTGATCATGACGTAATCCCGGACAGGATAGAGACGGGGACATTCCTCGCCGCGTGCGGCATTACGAGAGGAAATATTGAGATAGAGGAATGCAATCCTGATCATGTGAAGGCGATAATCGACAAATTCAAGGAAGCGGGCATGGAGATCAGTGAGCATGGGACCACGATAAAAGCGGCTATGAACAAAAAGCGGCCTCTGGCCGTGGATATAAAGACGGCCCCCTATCCAGGATTCCCTACGGACATGCAAGCCCAGACGATGGCTTTCATGAGCATTTCCCGCGGGGTGAGCGCCATAACCGAGACCATCTTTGAGAATAGGATGATGCATGCGGGGGAGCTCCGGCGTATGGGTGCGGACATAAGAGTGATAGGCAATACGGCCATCGTAAAGGGAGGCAAGATCCTTTCCGGAACGCAGGTAATGGCGACGGACCTGAGGGCGTCCGCGTCCCTTATTGTCGCGGGTCTCGCATCTTACGGCTCCACGGAGATTTCAGAAATTTACCATATCGACCGGGGATATGAAACCATAGAGGAGAAGCTCTCCGGTCTTGGCGCAAAGATAACGAGGAGGAAGGGTGAAGATCTGGAATCTTGA
- the prmC gene encoding peptide chain release factor N(5)-glutamine methyltransferase — MSEAGAMKGADVLPILSFALSIKKEKILVSLDNEIGDEAARTITTLVREREAGKPLAYITREKEFFSHSFFVDGRVLIPRPETELLVEEALAILEKRNDLRSVMDMGTGSGVVGNTIARLSLRSVLCVDISPGALDVAQKNGRDSGMAERLTFLCSDLMSGIKKGRKFDMIVANLPYVAEHEWDGLMRDVKEYEPASALLGGPDGLDIYRRFVRLLPDHLSEHGFVLIEIGDGQGKKVAELFESSGLNAALKKDLAGKERMVRGSWTDL; from the coding sequence ATGTCAGAGGCGGGAGCAATGAAGGGGGCAGATGTTCTCCCTATCCTCTCTTTTGCCCTTTCCATCAAAAAAGAAAAGATTCTGGTCAGTCTCGACAATGAGATCGGAGACGAGGCGGCACGTACCATAACAACCCTCGTGAGAGAGAGGGAAGCGGGAAAGCCCCTTGCCTACATCACAAGAGAGAAAGAATTTTTCTCTCACTCGTTTTTCGTGGACGGCAGAGTGTTGATCCCCAGGCCGGAAACAGAGCTTCTCGTGGAGGAGGCCTTAGCGATTCTCGAAAAACGGAATGACCTGCGGTCCGTCATGGACATGGGAACAGGCTCTGGTGTTGTCGGGAACACTATTGCACGGCTCTCCTTGAGGAGTGTGCTCTGCGTGGATATCTCGCCGGGCGCCCTTGACGTGGCGCAAAAGAACGGGCGGGATTCAGGTATGGCGGAGAGGCTCACATTCCTCTGCTCGGACCTGATGAGCGGTATAAAGAAAGGTCGGAAGTTTGACATGATTGTTGCGAACCTTCCTTATGTGGCGGAACACGAATGGGACGGCCTCATGAGGGATGTAAAGGAATACGAGCCGGCGTCGGCCCTTTTAGGGGGTCCTGACGGGCTTGACATATACCGGAGATTCGTCCGCCTCCTGCCTGACCACCTAAGCGAGCACGGATTTGTGCTTATCGAAATAGGCGACGGGCAGGGAAAGAAAGTGGCGGAACTGTTTGAATCCAGCGGGCTTAATGCGGCGCTGAAAAAGGACCTTGCGGGAAAGGAAAGGATGGTCAGAGGGTCATGGACAGATTTGTAA
- the prfA gene encoding peptide chain release factor 1, giving the protein MFERLEETEKRYREIEEEMAKPESLSNMETFKLLAKERTEIKEVVDLYRNWRKQKEEAEKVAEMVRSETDEDLKDLAREEVALLEKETERFAALLTDKLLSKHETTARSMFLEIRAGTGGGEAALFARDLLAMYLKHAEKNRWKTELMEASTSDLGGLKEAILAIENKDAYNLLQYESGVHRVQRVPLTEAQGRIHTSTVTVAVLAEPEELEVNISPEELRIDVFRSSGPGGQHVNTTDSAVRITHLPTGIVVTCQDEKSQHKNKAKAIRVLRARLKEKFESEKEQEISEERRKQVGSGDRSERIRTYNFPQGRVTDHRIGLTLYKLQDVMDGDLDGIIAPLTAHFRSETMNKG; this is encoded by the coding sequence ATGTTTGAAAGACTGGAAGAGACGGAGAAGCGGTACCGGGAGATTGAGGAAGAGATGGCCAAGCCCGAGTCCCTCTCCAATATGGAGACTTTTAAGCTGCTCGCCAAGGAGCGGACCGAGATCAAAGAGGTTGTAGATCTTTACAGGAACTGGAGGAAGCAGAAGGAAGAGGCGGAAAAAGTCGCGGAGATGGTCCGGTCCGAGACGGATGAGGACCTCAAAGACCTGGCCAGGGAAGAGGTAGCGCTCCTGGAGAAGGAGACGGAGAGGTTCGCAGCCCTGCTCACCGATAAATTGCTCAGCAAACATGAAACGACCGCGAGGAGCATGTTCCTTGAGATCAGGGCGGGCACCGGAGGCGGAGAAGCCGCTCTTTTCGCGAGAGACCTCCTTGCCATGTACCTGAAGCATGCGGAAAAGAACCGCTGGAAGACGGAGCTTATGGAGGCGAGCACATCAGACCTGGGGGGCTTGAAAGAAGCGATACTGGCGATTGAGAATAAGGACGCCTACAACCTGCTCCAGTACGAAAGCGGGGTTCACAGGGTTCAGAGGGTACCCCTCACGGAAGCGCAGGGCCGCATCCATACTTCCACGGTGACCGTGGCGGTCCTTGCAGAACCCGAAGAACTTGAGGTGAACATAAGCCCCGAGGAGCTCCGAATCGACGTATTCAGATCAAGCGGACCCGGAGGCCAGCATGTGAACACTACCGATTCCGCAGTGAGGATCACGCACCTGCCCACGGGTATCGTGGTTACCTGCCAAGACGAGAAGTCACAGCACAAAAACAAGGCGAAGGCCATAAGGGTGCTGCGGGCGCGGCTCAAAGAGAAATTTGAGAGCGAAAAAGAGCAGGAAATATCCGAGGAGCGGAGGAAGCAGGTAGGCAGCGGCGACAGAAGCGAACGAATAAGAACATACAACTTTCCCCAGGGCAGGGTCACGGACCACAGAATCGGTCTCACGCTGTACAAGCTTCAAGACGTCATGGACGGTGACCTGGATGGGATCATCGCCCCCCTGACGGCCCACTTCAGATCGGAAACCATGAACAAAGGGTAA
- the rpmE gene encoding 50S ribosomal protein L31 gives MKKAIHPNLKTATVKCACGHTFETLSVKEKITVEICAKCHPIFTGKEKRIDSAGQVEKFERRYGKKIEK, from the coding sequence ATGAAAAAAGCAATACACCCCAACCTGAAGACAGCCACAGTCAAATGCGCGTGCGGCCATACCTTCGAAACCCTGTCCGTGAAGGAAAAGATTACCGTGGAAATCTGTGCGAAGTGCCACCCAATCTTCACCGGGAAGGAGAAGAGGATTGACTCCGCGGGACAGGTGGAGAAATTCGAGAGAAGGTACGGCAAGAAGATTGAAAAATAA
- the rho gene encoding transcription termination factor Rho yields MHLNELKKKKIGELTHMAKEMNIDNAAGLRKQELIFAILQAFVDKNESVYGEGVLEVLSEGFGFLRSTDSNYLPGPDDIYISPSQIKRFGLRTGDTTSGQIRPPKDNEKYFALLKVETINFDDPSVAKDKIIFDNLTPLYPDERLRLETKTDGLSTRVMDLFTPIGKGQRGLIVAPPRTGKTMLLQSIANSITRNHKEVHLIVLLIDERPEEVTDMIRSVNGEVISSTFDEPATRHVQVAEIVIEKAKRLVEHKKDVVILLDSITRLARAYNTVVPSSGKILSGGIDASAMQKPRRFFGAAKNIEEGGSLTIVATALIDTGSRMDEVIFEEFKGTGNMEIYLDRKLAEKRVFPAIDINKSGTRKEELLLDNGDLSRIWLLRKVLQPMNQVEAMEFLLEKLTDTDSNKDFLYSMSKGG; encoded by the coding sequence ATGCACCTTAATGAATTAAAGAAGAAGAAAATCGGGGAACTGACCCATATGGCGAAGGAGATGAATATAGATAATGCTGCTGGTTTACGAAAACAGGAGCTCATATTCGCGATACTCCAGGCCTTCGTCGACAAAAATGAGTCGGTTTACGGAGAGGGGGTGCTCGAAGTCCTTTCTGAAGGATTCGGTTTTTTAAGATCAACAGACTCTAACTACCTTCCGGGTCCTGACGACATTTATATATCGCCGTCGCAAATAAAGAGGTTTGGCCTTAGGACAGGGGATACGACCTCGGGTCAGATAAGGCCCCCCAAAGATAACGAAAAATACTTCGCCCTTCTCAAGGTGGAAACGATCAACTTTGATGACCCGAGCGTGGCCAAAGACAAGATAATATTCGACAATCTCACCCCTCTTTATCCCGACGAAAGACTCCGCCTGGAGACAAAGACAGACGGCCTTTCCACAAGGGTCATGGATCTCTTCACCCCCATCGGCAAAGGCCAGAGAGGCTTGATCGTCGCGCCTCCCAGAACGGGCAAGACAATGCTCCTTCAGTCCATCGCAAACAGTATAACGAGAAACCACAAGGAGGTTCATCTGATCGTCCTGCTCATTGATGAAAGGCCGGAGGAGGTTACGGACATGATCAGGTCCGTAAACGGAGAGGTGATAAGCTCCACCTTTGACGAGCCGGCCACAAGACACGTGCAGGTGGCGGAGATAGTGATAGAGAAAGCCAAGAGGCTCGTGGAGCACAAAAAAGATGTGGTCATCCTCCTCGACAGCATTACGAGGCTCGCGAGGGCTTACAATACTGTGGTGCCATCAAGCGGCAAGATTCTGTCAGGCGGTATCGACGCGTCCGCCATGCAGAAGCCGAGACGATTCTTCGGGGCCGCCAAGAACATTGAAGAGGGGGGGAGCCTGACCATCGTTGCCACAGCTCTCATAGATACGGGCAGCAGGATGGACGAGGTCATCTTTGAAGAGTTCAAGGGCACGGGAAACATGGAGATCTACCTCGACCGGAAGCTTGCCGAGAAGAGGGTATTCCCGGCCATCGACATAAACAAATCGGGAACCAGAAAAGAAGAACTTCTCCTCGACAACGGCGACCTGTCGAGGATATGGCTTTTAAGGAAAGTGCTTCAGCCTATGAACCAGGTGGAGGCCATGGAGTTTCTCCTTGAGAAACTGACCGACACCGATTCGAATAAAGATTTCTTATATTCAATGAGCAAAGGAGGATAA
- the coaE gene encoding dephospho-CoA kinase (Dephospho-CoA kinase (CoaE) performs the final step in coenzyme A biosynthesis.): MITVGITGIIGSGKSTVSRMLREAGYQVIDLDHIAKEVSGSSEVKEDIRRVFGEEFIRDDGSIDVNRMKTLVFQDRERLAMLEKIAHPRILGELARRLAWEKEKGARAVIIDGPLIFEKGMNKELTKTVVISANMETIRKRLLLRGMISEDAERRISNQMPLSEKEKMADHIVNNNGTEQDLIGETNFLLEQIKIWEVEDTCTLMN, from the coding sequence ATGATTACAGTCGGTATTACAGGCATCATAGGGAGCGGCAAGAGTACGGTATCACGGATGTTACGGGAAGCAGGCTACCAGGTAATTGATCTTGATCATATCGCAAAGGAAGTTTCCGGCAGCTCCGAGGTAAAGGAAGATATCAGGAGAGTCTTCGGCGAAGAGTTCATAAGAGACGACGGATCAATTGACGTGAACAGGATGAAAACGCTGGTTTTTCAGGACCGGGAGCGTCTTGCCATGCTTGAAAAAATAGCCCATCCCCGGATCCTTGGCGAACTGGCCCGGCGGCTTGCATGGGAAAAGGAAAAGGGCGCAAGAGCCGTCATCATTGACGGACCCTTGATTTTTGAAAAAGGGATGAATAAAGAACTGACAAAGACCGTGGTGATATCGGCGAACATGGAGACCATAAGGAAAAGACTTCTCCTTAGGGGAATGATAAGCGAGGACGCGGAGAGAAGGATATCAAACCAGATGCCCTTGTCAGAAAAAGAGAAAATGGCTGATCATATTGTAAATAACAACGGGACGGAACAAGACCTTATAGGCGAGACGAACTTTCTCTTGGAACAGATAAAAATATGGGAGGTAGAGGATACATGCACCTTAATGAATTAA
- the gyrB gene encoding DNA topoisomerase (ATP-hydrolyzing) subunit B: MREYGAENIKILGGLDAVRKVPSMYIGNTGVEGLHHLVYELVDNSVDEALEGYCNKIQVIIHRDNSITCEDNGRGIPVAIHAEEGIPALEVVLTKLHAGGKFDKDTYRYSAGLHGVGLSVVNALSEYLEVEVRRDGKVYFQRYEGGNKTAELKIIGDTEKTGTKVKFKPDENLFETSEISYDIIAHRMREISFLNNGIHIVVTDEKKGKRQEFKHEGGVKAFVKYLNTNKTALFEEPVYVISERQPLDFIEVAVQYNDGYNENIYSFVNNVNTQEGGTHVAGFRAAFTRSINNFIQSSPTIKVKENVSGDDIKEGMVTVVSIKIANPQFEGQTKAKLGNSEIKGLVESVLNERFTEYFELHQDIAKAIITKAMEAKKAREAAKKAKELVKTKSLLESGILPGKLADCQENDPNLCEIYIVEGDSAGGSAKQGRNRATQAILPLRGKILNVEKSRQEKVLTNQEIRAIYLALGITTDSIEKLRYHKVIIMTDADVDGSHIRTLLLTLFYRKMPDLLMNGYVYIAQPPLYKIKHGSKEIYAKDEEDFERHIMTRGMDKIQCYLGEEKVEGETLKSGVEKMRGVERYVRDLNIAGTDRIVIMGLFGAGISRREDFEEPDRLTAVKEYVEKEGFETTLTKDREHSLFSLLVKDLSRKTTTLIDYEMCSQGDYLAAYKEYTQAKPFYEGAVRVVNGAAEKVFSNAEGLLGFINSVGKEGINIQRYKGLGEMNPEQLWMTTMDPERRTLLKVSIEDAVEADQVFTVLMGNNIETRRLFIEGNALNVRNLDI, translated from the coding sequence ATGAGAGAATACGGAGCGGAAAATATAAAAATATTGGGAGGTCTTGACGCAGTCAGAAAAGTACCTTCCATGTATATAGGAAATACGGGTGTTGAGGGACTTCACCATCTTGTGTATGAGCTTGTGGATAACAGTGTAGACGAGGCGCTTGAAGGATACTGCAACAAGATACAGGTTATTATTCATCGCGATAACAGTATTACATGTGAAGATAACGGAAGAGGTATTCCTGTGGCTATTCACGCCGAAGAAGGAATACCGGCCCTGGAAGTGGTACTTACGAAACTTCACGCTGGCGGTAAGTTTGATAAGGATACCTATCGCTATTCTGCCGGGCTCCACGGTGTTGGTCTTTCCGTGGTAAATGCTCTTTCCGAGTATCTTGAGGTAGAAGTCCGAAGGGATGGGAAGGTCTACTTCCAGCGATATGAAGGGGGGAATAAAACAGCGGAACTCAAGATTATCGGCGATACAGAAAAGACGGGTACGAAAGTAAAGTTTAAACCTGATGAAAATCTCTTTGAGACTTCAGAGATAAGTTATGACATCATAGCTCACAGGATGAGGGAAATATCTTTCCTTAATAACGGTATCCATATCGTTGTAACCGATGAAAAGAAGGGTAAACGGCAGGAATTTAAACATGAAGGCGGCGTAAAGGCCTTTGTAAAATATCTGAATACAAACAAAACCGCCCTTTTCGAGGAGCCCGTATATGTGATCAGCGAAAGGCAGCCTCTCGACTTTATCGAGGTGGCAGTCCAATATAACGATGGATATAATGAAAATATATACAGCTTCGTAAATAATGTAAACACCCAGGAAGGCGGTACCCATGTGGCGGGATTCAGGGCGGCATTTACGAGGAGCATCAACAATTTTATCCAGTCAAGTCCAACTATAAAAGTAAAAGAGAACGTATCAGGCGATGACATAAAAGAGGGTATGGTCACCGTCGTGAGCATCAAGATAGCAAATCCCCAGTTTGAGGGTCAGACGAAAGCGAAGCTCGGGAACAGTGAGATTAAGGGTCTCGTGGAGTCTGTTCTCAATGAAAGATTTACTGAATATTTTGAGCTCCATCAGGATATTGCCAAAGCGATTATTACTAAGGCGATGGAGGCAAAAAAGGCGAGGGAGGCAGCAAAGAAAGCAAAAGAGCTTGTAAAGACGAAAAGTCTTCTGGAAAGCGGGATACTGCCAGGAAAGCTCGCCGATTGTCAGGAGAACGACCCGAACCTTTGCGAGATTTATATCGTTGAGGGAGATTCGGCGGGAGGTTCTGCAAAACAGGGAAGAAACCGGGCGACCCAGGCAATTCTGCCGCTTCGGGGTAAGATATTGAATGTGGAAAAATCGAGGCAGGAAAAAGTACTCACAAACCAGGAGATCAGAGCAATCTATCTGGCCTTGGGGATAACCACGGACAGCATAGAAAAGCTGAGATATCACAAGGTAATAATTATGACTGACGCCGATGTGGATGGTTCCCACATCAGGACACTCCTCCTCACACTTTTTTACCGGAAAATGCCAGACCTTCTCATGAATGGATATGTCTATATAGCCCAGCCGCCGCTCTACAAGATAAAACATGGCTCAAAAGAAATATATGCGAAGGATGAGGAGGATTTTGAGCGGCACATCATGACCAGGGGCATGGACAAGATACAATGTTATCTTGGCGAAGAAAAGGTGGAAGGTGAAACTCTTAAGAGCGGTGTGGAGAAAATGAGAGGCGTAGAGCGGTATGTGCGGGATTTGAACATTGCCGGCACCGACAGGATTGTAATCATGGGCCTTTTTGGGGCAGGTATTTCAAGGAGAGAGGACTTTGAGGAACCGGACAGACTGACCGCAGTAAAGGAATATGTAGAAAAGGAAGGTTTCGAGACGACGCTGACCAAGGACAGGGAACACAGTCTTTTCTCTCTTCTGGTGAAGGACCTCTCGAGAAAAACGACCACTCTAATTGATTACGAGATGTGCAGTCAGGGTGATTATTTGGCCGCATATAAGGAGTATACACAGGCGAAACCCTTTTACGAAGGGGCGGTACGGGTGGTAAACGGGGCGGCGGAAAAGGTGTTTTCCAACGCCGAAGGTCTTCTTGGCTTTATAAACAGCGTGGGGAAGGAAGGAATTAACATCCAGAGATACAAAGGCTTAGGAGAGATGAACCCCGAGCAGCTTTGGATGACCACCATGGATCCGGAAAGAAGAACCCTTCTCAAGGTTTCCATTGAAGACGCAGTGGAAGCGGATCAGGTGTTTACCGTTCTTATGGGCAATAATATCGAGACGAGAAGGCTTTTTATCGAGGGAAACGCCTTGAATGTCAGAAACCTCGACATATGA
- the dnaN gene encoding DNA polymerase III subunit beta: MNIIIDKNLISAPISKLVGITEKRSLMPILSNILISFGREKTTIYSTDLELSAISHIDYKTDEEKKIVVHGKKFLEILKEMDNGEINLEIKENTLTIRQKQTEIVLSLQEPDEFPEVREIKGFEEFSLNGGVLREIVEKVNFAISNDETRYILTGMHIKGNEGKIVVVGTDGFRMALYQKDIENIKLFKGITIPKRSMSEIERIIGDDDNVKLSIDDKHIQFSTDKATVVSRIIEGNFPDYDNVIPQQSENTAVVKKEYFLRGLRRVSSIMGRSEPVKITLSAGCMEIEAESDIGHAREMINIIYEGETMSLNFNVRFILDIVSHIEGKKIIVKVPPTYGAVLFEEENGAEYYKNIVMPIRV; this comes from the coding sequence ATGAATATAATCATAGATAAAAATCTTATTTCCGCTCCAATATCAAAATTAGTAGGAATTACAGAGAAAAGATCTCTCATGCCCATACTCTCTAATATTTTGATATCTTTTGGAAGAGAGAAAACTACCATATATTCCACTGACCTTGAACTAAGCGCCATAAGCCATATTGATTACAAAACGGATGAGGAAAAGAAAATAGTAGTCCACGGGAAAAAATTCCTCGAGATACTGAAAGAGATGGATAATGGCGAGATAAATCTCGAAATAAAAGAGAATACCTTGACAATCAGGCAGAAACAGACGGAGATAGTTTTAAGTCTTCAGGAGCCTGATGAATTTCCTGAAGTGAGGGAAATTAAGGGATTTGAGGAATTCAGTCTAAACGGAGGGGTTCTTCGCGAGATAGTGGAAAAGGTAAATTTTGCCATTTCGAATGACGAGACGAGATATATACTTACAGGAATGCACATAAAGGGAAATGAAGGAAAAATAGTCGTGGTTGGTACGGATGGTTTTAGGATGGCCCTGTATCAGAAGGATATAGAAAATATCAAGTTGTTTAAGGGGATTACCATTCCGAAACGGTCTATGTCGGAAATTGAGAGGATTATAGGCGACGATGATAATGTGAAATTATCCATCGACGACAAGCATATTCAGTTCAGCACTGACAAGGCTACGGTAGTGTCGAGGATTATTGAGGGGAATTTTCCCGATTATGATAATGTCATACCACAACAGAGTGAGAACACAGCAGTTGTTAAAAAGGAATATTTTTTAAGGGGTTTAAGGCGCGTCTCGTCAATTATGGGGCGGTCAGAACCAGTTAAAATCACGCTCTCGGCGGGTTGTATGGAGATAGAGGCAGAATCGGACATAGGTCATGCCAGGGAAATGATCAATATTATCTATGAAGGGGAAACAATGAGCCTCAATTTTAACGTGAGGTTTATCCTTGATATAGTATCCCATATTGAAGGGAAGAAAATTATTGTGAAAGTACCACCCACATACGGCGCCGTTCTCTTTGAGGAGGAAAATGGAGCAGAGTATTATAAAAATATCGTGATGCCAATCAGAGTGTAA
- the dnaA gene encoding chromosomal replication initiator protein DnaA, with product MDDIISQIKPKLASIISEDSYKTWIDPIQFSEYKDHRCYIMVPNTFFRDWIVENFESTLASLLKDVTKEDVKIEYVLKKEEKQENTKGVVIRKPPKYNIFNPRYIFENFVVGASNQFANAACLAVATNPGKTYNPLFIYGGVGLGKTHLLNAIGNFTLNHGSIGPDRICYTTAEVFTNDLINSLRYEKMEDFRNHFRKMDILLIDDIQFIAGKERTQAEFFHTFNALYDNMKQIVVTSDKFPRDIENFEERLRSRFEWGLIADIQSLDLETKVAILNKKAEYENADLPLDVAFFIASNVDDNVRSLEGSLTRIVAFSSLKGVPITIDLAKDVMGHLIKERKKEITIDLIIENVASYFSIKISELKSERRIRSLILPRQIAIYLSRKLTDSSLVSIGEKFGGKDHATVLHSIRKIEAEIKIKKELKNAVENLESRIKLT from the coding sequence ATGGATGATATTATCTCCCAAATAAAACCTAAGCTTGCGAGTATCATCAGCGAAGATAGCTATAAAACGTGGATTGATCCAATCCAATTTTCGGAATACAAGGACCATAGGTGTTATATCATGGTTCCGAATACCTTTTTCCGCGACTGGATTGTGGAGAATTTCGAGTCTACTCTGGCGAGTCTGCTTAAGGATGTTACAAAAGAAGATGTCAAAATTGAGTACGTTCTCAAAAAAGAAGAGAAACAGGAAAACACAAAGGGCGTGGTTATTAGAAAACCGCCGAAATATAATATCTTTAACCCGCGTTATATCTTTGAAAACTTCGTGGTGGGAGCAAGCAATCAATTTGCCAATGCCGCATGTCTTGCGGTTGCCACCAATCCCGGTAAGACATATAATCCTCTCTTCATATATGGTGGCGTGGGTCTCGGCAAGACTCACCTTCTCAATGCTATAGGCAATTTCACGCTGAACCACGGTTCCATAGGACCCGATCGTATCTGCTATACAACGGCCGAGGTTTTTACTAACGACCTCATAAATTCGTTGAGATATGAGAAGATGGAAGATTTCAGAAACCATTTTAGGAAAATGGATATTTTACTTATTGATGACATACAATTTATCGCAGGTAAAGAAAGAACCCAGGCAGAGTTTTTTCACACCTTCAACGCTCTTTATGACAATATGAAACAGATTGTGGTGACGAGCGACAAATTTCCGAGGGACATAGAAAATTTTGAGGAGCGCCTGCGCTCACGTTTCGAATGGGGTTTAATAGCAGATATCCAGTCCCTCGACCTTGAGACAAAAGTAGCCATTCTCAATAAAAAAGCAGAATATGAAAATGCTGACCTGCCCTTGGATGTAGCTTTCTTCATCGCCTCAAATGTAGATGATAATGTAAGATCCCTCGAGGGTTCCCTCACAAGAATCGTCGCTTTCTCATCCCTTAAAGGCGTACCAATTACCATTGATCTCGCCAAAGATGTGATGGGTCATCTCATAAAAGAGAGAAAAAAAGAGATTACTATTGATCTTATAATAGAAAATGTAGCCTCCTATTTTTCTATAAAGATATCAGAATTAAAGTCAGAGAGGAGAATCAGATCACTCATACTGCCCCGCCAAATCGCGATCTATCTCTCACGGAAATTGACGGACTCTTCTCTGGTAAGCATTGGTGAAAAGTTCGGTGGAAAGGATCACGCAACTGTGCTTCATTCCATAAGAAAAATTGAAGCCGAGATAAAAATAAAAAAAGAGTTGAAAAATGCTGTTGAAAACCTAGAATCCAGAATTAAATTAACATGA